One Aegilops tauschii subsp. strangulata cultivar AL8/78 chromosome 7, Aet v6.0, whole genome shotgun sequence genomic window carries:
- the LOC109768959 gene encoding monothiol glutaredoxin-S9-like — protein MDAAARGDGGEAVRRAVAESPVLVVGRRGCCLSHVVKRLLQGLGVNPAVHEVADEAELAAAVTGDAGGEAVVALPAVFVGGRLLGGLDRLMAVHISGELVPILKDAGALWL, from the coding sequence ATGGacgcggcggcgaggggcgacggCGGGGAGGCGGTGAGGCGGGCGGTCGCGGAGAGCCCCGTGCTGGTGGTGGGGAGGCGCGGGTGCTGCCTCAGCCACGTGGTGAAGCGGCTGCTGCAGGGGCTCGGGGTGAACCCCGCCGTGCACGAGGTCGCCGACGAGGCCGAGCTCGCCGCGGCGGTGACCGGGGACGCCGGCGGCGAGGCCGTCGTCGCGCTGCCGGCCGTGTTTGTGGGTGGGCGGCTCCTCGGCGGGCTCGACCGTCTCATGGCCGTGCACATCTCCGGCGAGCTGGTGCCCATACTCAAGGACGCCGGCGCGCTCTGGCTCTGA
- the LOC109768957 gene encoding uncharacterized protein has protein sequence MDVAVSCELCKVHCIYGFTAPESKGSTLVYKASDTELICQLSKCWIFLERYHYKNQLLIDYFGSLSAFSRHKKEKVDAHVW, from the exons ATGGATGTTGCAG TTTCATGCGAGCTTTGTAAAGTTCACTGCATATACGGATTTACAGCTCCTGAATCCAAGGGATCCACTCTAGTGTATAAAGCATCAGATACTGAATTGATATGTCAA TTATCCAAGTGCTGGATCTTTCTTGAGAGATATCACTATAAAAACCAACTACTCATTGATTATTTTGGATCTCTTTCTGCCTTTTCAAGGCATAAAAAAGAAAAG GTAGATGCCCATGTCTGGTAA